The Sinorhizobium fredii genome contains the following window.
CGACGGTGGTCAATGCGACGCTGTGGCGGCTGATCTACAACCCGGAGTATGGCGCGCTCAACGCCGCACTCACCCAACTCGGCCTGATCGACAACTACCGCTCCTGGCTCGGCGAGCCGGGATCGGCGCTGACCGCGCTGATCATCGCCGATTGCTGGAAGAACTTTCCGTTGGTCGCCCTCATCGCCCTGGCTGCACTGCAGGCCGTTCCGCGCGACATCACTGCCGCCGCTCACGTCGACGGTGCCGGCCCGTTCAACCGGTTTCGCTTCGTCATCATGCCCTATCTCGCCGGCCCGCTTCTGGTGGCGCTGGTGCTCCGCACCATCGAGGCCTTCAAGGTGTTCGACATCATCTGGGTGATGACGCGCGGCGGACCGGCGAACAGCACGCGCACCCTGTCGATCCTCGTCTATCAGGAGGCCTTCTCCTTCCAGCGGGCCGGTTCCGGGGCGTCGCTGGCGCTGATCGTCACCCTGCTCGTCACCATTCTCGCCGCTGGCTATGCGGCGCTGCTCCGCCGGGCCGCAGGAGCCTCGTGATGGAACGCCGGAACCCGCTCTTCAACGCCTTCGTCTATGCGAGCGCGCTACTCCTTGCCGCGGTCATCCTTACCCCGGTCGTGTGGCTTTTCGTCATGAGCATTTCGCCGGCCGCCGACCTCTCTGCCAAGCCGCTCGCCTGGTGGCCGAGCGACATCGACCTCTCCCGCTACCGCACTCTGCTCTCTGCCGTCGAAAACAGCGCCGGTGCCGCCTTCGTCGCCTCGCTCGTCAACAGCCTGCAGGTCGCCGGCATGGCAACGCTTGCCGCGATCGTCGTCGCCGTCCCGGCTGCCTGGGCGGTGTCGCGGACGCCCGCCGTCTCTTGGTCGCTCTATGCCGTGATCGCCACCTATATGCTGCCGCCGGTAGCACTTGCCGTGCCGCTCTATATGGGCCTTGCCTATTTCGGGCTGCTCAATTCGGTCTTCGGGCTCGCGCTCGTCTACCTCACCATTCTGGCGCCCTTTACCACCTGGCTTCTCAAATCCGGCTTCGATGCGATACCGCGGGAGATCGAGAGCGCAGCGATGATCGACGGCGCGCGGCTCGACCAGATCCTCAGATTGCTGACGCTGCCGCTCGCCGCCCCCGTCATGGCAACCTCGGCGCTCTTCGCCTTCCTGCTCGCCTGGGACGAGTTCTTCTACGCGCTGCTCTTCACCTCCGACCTGCGCGCCAAGACCCTGACGGTCGCCATCGCCGACCTCGCCGGCGGCCGTGTTTCCGACTACGGGCTGATCGCGACCGCCGGGGTGCTTGCCGCCCTGCCCCCGGTGCTAATTGGCCTCGTCATGCAACGGGCCCTGATATCCGGGCTCACCAGCGGCGGCGTAAAGGGATGATCATGCGAAGCTCGAAACAACGACCGATCGGGCTCGTCGCGATCGATCGCGAGATGGGCCGCCAGCACGCCGATGCCCTTGCCTCCTACGATGAGGCGGCCGCCCTTGCTGAAGGGGTGGCGGCATCGCTGAAGTCGACCGGCCGGCTTCTGCTTCTCGGCATGGGCGGTTCGCATGCGGTCGGCCGCGCCGTCGAGCCACTCTACCGCGCCCTCGGCGTCGATGCCGTCGCCCTGCCGCTCTCCGAGCAGCTCGGCCAGCCGCTGCCGATCGTAGGCAAGACGATCCTCATCACCTCGCAATCCGGCGAAAGCGCCGAGGTGCTGCGCTGGTTCAAGGAGACGAATGGCGGTACGCCCGAAACATTTGGCCTGACGCTCGAGGCAAATTCCTTCCTCGCAAAAGCAGTGCCGTCACTGATCGGCGCCGGCGGCAGCGAAAAGGCGTTTGCGGCAACCCGCAGCCTGACGATCAGCTTCGCGCTGCATCTCGCAATCCTCTCTGCCCTTGGTGGCGACCCGGCAGCAGCGCTGGCCGCCCTCGAAGCACCCGAAACGCCCGAGACCGAAGGCGCACTGCAAGCGCTCGCCGACGTTAGCGCCTTGGTAACCTCCGGCCGTCTCCTTCAGGGCCTCGCCGAGGCGATTGCTCTCGGACTCACCGAACTGTCGCGGCTTCCCTGTTTCTCGCTCGAAGGCGGACAGTTGCGGCATGGACCGATGGAAATGCTCGGACCTTCGATCGGCCTCGTTCTCTTCCGCGCCGCCGACCCTACCGCCGGTCTCGTCGCCGCCATGGCAGCCTCGGCGGCCGAAGCCGGCTCGCCCGTCGTCGTCTTCGATGCCTCGGGCGAGCCGCCGCTCGCAGGCGTGACGACAATTCCCTTCAAGCCGGCGGCGGGCATGGCGGCGATCTTCGCCATACTGCCGGTCGCGCAAGCCTTCATGATCGCCTTTGCCGACGTTCGCGTCGAACATGCCGGTACGCCGGTGCGATCCACCAAGATCACCCGGAGCGAGTAGAAAATGCGTCCACTGGCCGTCATCGGCAATGTCAATGTCGATCTTATCCTCGGGCCTGCCGCGCCCTGGCCCAAGGCAGGCACGGAGATCATCGTCGATCACGACGAGCTGCGCGTCGGCGGCTGTGCCGGCAACAGCGCGCTTGCCTGGGAGTCACTCGGCGTCAACTACGCGATCGCCGCCAATGTCGGCAACGACCAGTTCGGCGCCTGGCTGAAGGAGGCCTTCGGCGCGCGCTCGCGCCACTGGCCGGTGGAAACCGTTGGCTCGACGCTTTCGGTCGGCATCACCCATCCGGACGGCGAGCGCACCTTCTTTACCACGCGCGGCCACCTGCCGCTCTTCAGCTTCGACGAGATGCGTGCAATGCTCGACGGAAACGCGCTTCGGGGCGGGATCGCCCTGCTCGCCGGGTCCTTTCTGACAGACGCCCTGAGGCTTGCCTATGACGCGTTCTTCGATTGGGCGGATGCGCATGAGATCGCTGTGGCGCTCGACACCGGCTGGCCGCTGGAGGGCTGGACGGAGGCCAATCGATCGAAAACCCTCAATTGGCTGAAGCGCTGCCATTGCGCGCTCTTCAATGAAGTCGAAACGACGACGCTGACCGGTTGCACCGACCCGGCGGAGGCGGCGCGCAGCCTGAAATCCCGAATGCCTGCCGATGCGATCGTCGTCGTCAAGCGCGGCCCGCACGGCGCGCTCGCCATTGACCACGACGGCAAGGAATTTTCCGTCGGCGCGCCGCGCGTTGCCGTCGTCGACACGATCGGCGCCGGCGACGTCTTCAACGCCGGCTTCCTGGCGGCGCTCGCCGCCGAAATGCCGCTGGAGGCCTGCTTGAGGACCGGCGTCACCGTCGCCTCGGAGGCGATCTCCACCCTGCCGCGCAGCTACGGCAAGCCTCTTTCGGTCCTCCTCGAGGATGTCCGCCAATGAGCGCACTCGAAATCCGCAACATCCAAAAGCGCTACGGCGATGTCGAAACGCTGAAGGGCATCGACATCGCTCTCGAAAGCGGCGAGTTCCTGGTGCTGCTCGGCTCCTCCGGCTGCGGCAAGTCGACGCTGCTCAACATCATTGCCGGGCTCGCCGATCCGAGCGGCGGCGACATCCTGATCGGCGAGCGTTCGATCCTCGGCGCCCATCCCAAGGATCGCGACATCGCCATGGTGTTCCAGTCCTACGCGCTCTATCCGAACATGAGCGTCGCCCGCAACATCGGCTTCGGCCTTGAAATGCGCAAGGTGCCCTCGGCCGAGCGGGAAAAGGCGGTGCGCGAAGCCGCCAAGCTGCTACAGATCGAGAACCTGCTGGACCGCAGGCCGAGCCAGCTTTCCGGCGGCCAGCGCCAGCGGGTCGCGATCGGCCGGGCGCTGGTGCGCAACCCGCAGGTCTTCCTCTTCGACGAGCCGCTGTCGAACCTCGATGCCAAGCTGCGCATGGAGATGCGCACCGAGCTCAAGCGCCTGCACCAGATGCTGAAGACGACTGTCGTCTACGTCACGCACGACCAGATCGAAGCGATGACGCTCGCCACCCGCAT
Protein-coding sequences here:
- a CDS encoding carbohydrate ABC transporter permease → MSGTWISTRAWLLMLPLLVVMVSVIGWPLVDTVRLSFTDAELVGTEGSFVGIANYEKMLAGSNFQKALVTTTWFAVVSVAAEMVLGVLAALLLNQQFRGRTALRALMILPWALPTVVNATLWRLIYNPEYGALNAALTQLGLIDNYRSWLGEPGSALTALIIADCWKNFPLVALIALAALQAVPRDITAAAHVDGAGPFNRFRFVIMPYLAGPLLVALVLRTIEAFKVFDIIWVMTRGGPANSTRTLSILVYQEAFSFQRAGSGASLALIVTLLVTILAAGYAALLRRAAGAS
- a CDS encoding carbohydrate ABC transporter permease, whose protein sequence is MERRNPLFNAFVYASALLLAAVILTPVVWLFVMSISPAADLSAKPLAWWPSDIDLSRYRTLLSAVENSAGAAFVASLVNSLQVAGMATLAAIVVAVPAAWAVSRTPAVSWSLYAVIATYMLPPVALAVPLYMGLAYFGLLNSVFGLALVYLTILAPFTTWLLKSGFDAIPREIESAAMIDGARLDQILRLLTLPLAAPVMATSALFAFLLAWDEFFYALLFTSDLRAKTLTVAIADLAGGRVSDYGLIATAGVLAALPPVLIGLVMQRALISGLTSGGVKG
- a CDS encoding SIS domain-containing protein; translation: MIMRSSKQRPIGLVAIDREMGRQHADALASYDEAAALAEGVAASLKSTGRLLLLGMGGSHAVGRAVEPLYRALGVDAVALPLSEQLGQPLPIVGKTILITSQSGESAEVLRWFKETNGGTPETFGLTLEANSFLAKAVPSLIGAGGSEKAFAATRSLTISFALHLAILSALGGDPAAALAALEAPETPETEGALQALADVSALVTSGRLLQGLAEAIALGLTELSRLPCFSLEGGQLRHGPMEMLGPSIGLVLFRAADPTAGLVAAMAASAAEAGSPVVVFDASGEPPLAGVTTIPFKPAAGMAAIFAILPVAQAFMIAFADVRVEHAGTPVRSTKITRSE
- a CDS encoding PfkB family carbohydrate kinase → MRPLAVIGNVNVDLILGPAAPWPKAGTEIIVDHDELRVGGCAGNSALAWESLGVNYAIAANVGNDQFGAWLKEAFGARSRHWPVETVGSTLSVGITHPDGERTFFTTRGHLPLFSFDEMRAMLDGNALRGGIALLAGSFLTDALRLAYDAFFDWADAHEIAVALDTGWPLEGWTEANRSKTLNWLKRCHCALFNEVETTTLTGCTDPAEAARSLKSRMPADAIVVVKRGPHGALAIDHDGKEFSVGAPRVAVVDTIGAGDVFNAGFLAALAAEMPLEACLRTGVTVASEAISTLPRSYGKPLSVLLEDVRQ
- a CDS encoding ABC transporter ATP-binding protein, whose translation is MSALEIRNIQKRYGDVETLKGIDIALESGEFLVLLGSSGCGKSTLLNIIAGLADPSGGDILIGERSILGAHPKDRDIAMVFQSYALYPNMSVARNIGFGLEMRKVPSAEREKAVREAAKLLQIENLLDRRPSQLSGGQRQRVAIGRALVRNPQVFLFDEPLSNLDAKLRMEMRTELKRLHQMLKTTVVYVTHDQIEAMTLATRIAVMRDGRIEQLGTPAEIYDRPATLYVAGFVGSPPMNILDAEIVGDQLRIAGSDQVLPLPQDFRRTAVSGGRVEVGIRPEALRLADPSASGVRLVADIEVMELTGPELVTTARVGGQRITACLPPRTPIAAGSTRAFSFEEAALHLFDPASGRSVRTA